CATGGAGGCGCGCTGGCTGACCGTGGCAGGGTGGGCGCCGACCTCGGTGTACTCCGCGAGATACCGGTGTCCGAGGTTGGCCCACTTGGCGGACTCCCGAACCAGATCGACCTCCGCGTCGGTCTTCTCCCACCGCATCCGGGAGATCCACTCCTGGGTGTCGACCTCCAGGAACTCGGACAGCGCCGGCCCTTCGTATCCCATCACGCCGGGTGCACCGTCCGAGTCGGCCGCGACGCGGTCGACGTCGAGTTCCCGAAGCATCTCGACTGCGGTCTCGATGGGTTTCCCGCCCGGATAGTCGAAGTAGTGATACACTGCATCGATGCGAGGATTCGGTTCGACGCGCTCGAGTTCGAGTCGCGGGACCGTGATCGCGACGCGGTCGGACGTCACCGCCAGACAGACAGGACGTTCGGTCTGGATGTGATAAAAGCCGGTGAGATACTCGATGCTCGTCGACCCGAACCAGACGGCTGCGTCCGCTTCGGCCTCGGACAGCCGGCCGCGGATCTCGGCCAGTCGAGCGCGGAACTCTTCGGGGGGAACGCGGGTCGCCATACGCGTGGAATGCGCCCCCGTCGGCAAAAACTATCGGGAGCCGGAACGGAGAAGCTGCACGATCGTCCGCCGGACCGTCGGCCTACGTTTTCCGTGCGAACGCGAGCGTCCCGCTCACGCTTTCGACGTACGCCCGGACGGTTTCGCCCTCGCGCGCGCCCGAGACGAAGATCGTGTATTCGCCCCGTTCGGCGACCCCGTCTCCCTTTCGACCGGTGCTTATGATCTCGAGTTCGTACGTCTTGCCCGACTCGACGGTTTCCCGCTCCGTCCGGTTCGGTGTGCTCACGTGACCTTTGGCGACGGGGCGGAACGCACCGCAGGCCTCACATCGGAGCATCTCCGTCCGGTTTTCGGTGACGAGTCGGGTGTCCGGCAGGCCACACTCCGAGCAGGTGACGTATCGGGAGACGTACCCTTCGACGGCCTCGTCGAAGTCGGCTCCGCTGAAGTTCCCGTTGTATCGTGCCCGCCCAGATTCGAACTGACCGGCCGTTCCCAGTTCCTGCTGGACGTGACTGTGGAGGTGTTCCGGATCGCGCGAGAGCGCATCCGCCACCGCAGAAATGTTCGTAAAGCGCGTGAACGCGCCGTCGGGTTCCGCCTCCGCGTCCGGTATTCGCAGCCGCGCCTCCTCCCCACCGAGTTCCGGCATGGCATCGATCGCTCGATCCAGGCTCGCTTCGTAATCCATGCCTCGAGTGAGGGGAAGGAGACGGAAAGCCCTTCCGCGAGTCTCGCTCACACAGGGAAATGACCCGTGCGAGCGGTCGCGACTGACTACCGACAGACACCGACTGACCACCGACTGACGTTTGACAGACGTCTGTCGGACAGGAAGGAAGATTAAAATACTGGGGAACGAATTGTGGAACGATGAGCAAGATCACCTTCCGCGCGGACGACGACCTCGTCGAGCGGCTGGAGGCGTACGACGCCTCCAAAAGCGAGGTCATGCGGGAGGCACTTCGCACGTACCTCGATGCGTCCGACGGCAGTGAAACAGGGGGCGTTTCCTCCGGACCGTCGCCGGAGAGCGCGGCGGACGGCCGGGCCGGCGTAGCGGAGGACGGTATCGACGCACTGATCGCCCAGCGAGTCGACGAACTCGTCTCCGAGCGGCTCGACGCCCGATTCGGATCGTTTGCGCCGGCGTCAGCGCCGGAAGTGACCGTAAACGTCAGTCTCGAGGGTGCTGCCGCCGAAGATGCAGACTCGACTGTCACACACGAAACGGAGAGTGATACGGACGGGGACGCGCGTAAGACGGAGCGCGAAAACGCGGGTGACCAGGCGAAAACGCCGCGTAAGACGTGCGCGCAATGTGGAGATGAAGTACCGGGAGAGCACGTGTACTGCCCGAACTGCGGCGAAAAGTCGTCGCGTCGCGTGTTCTGTGACTGCGGAGACGAGCTCCGGT
The Halalkaliarchaeum desulfuricum DNA segment above includes these coding regions:
- a CDS encoding double zinc ribbon domain-containing protein codes for the protein MSKITFRADDDLVERLEAYDASKSEVMREALRTYLDASDGSETGGVSSGPSPESAADGRAGVAEDGIDALIAQRVDELVSERLDARFGSFAPASAPEVTVNVSLEGAAAEDADSTVTHETESDTDGDARKTERENAGDQAKTPRKTCAQCGDEVPGEHVYCPNCGEKSSRRVFCDCGDELRSDWSFCPSCGRRTPAADVLDPR
- a CDS encoding translation initiation factor IF-2 subunit beta, producing MDYEASLDRAIDAMPELGGEEARLRIPDAEAEPDGAFTRFTNISAVADALSRDPEHLHSHVQQELGTAGQFESGRARYNGNFSGADFDEAVEGYVSRYVTCSECGLPDTRLVTENRTEMLRCEACGAFRPVAKGHVSTPNRTERETVESGKTYELEIISTGRKGDGVAERGEYTIFVSGAREGETVRAYVESVSGTLAFARKT